The following are from one region of the Mycolicibacterium diernhoferi genome:
- a CDS encoding aminopeptidase P family protein — protein MTISQRRARLRRRLAAAELDAMLVTDLVNVRYLSGFTGSNAALLVRVDDDTPVLATDGRYVTQAAAQAPDAELAIERACAPHLAGLAAGCGVRKLGFESHVVTVDGFTALQRTAEGVELVRAAGMVERLREVKDAGEIAILRLACEAADAALRDLLDRGGLRPGRTEKEVRRDLESLMLDHGADGVSFETIVATGANSAIPHHRPTDAVLTDGDFVKIDFGALVAGYHSDMTRTFVLGQAAQWQLDVYQLVADAQRAGREALAPGVALKEVDAASRQVIADAGFAENFGHGLGHGVGLQIHEAPGISASAAGTLLAGAAVTVEPGVYLPGRGGVRIEDTLVVGSENAPIPELLTRFPKELAVIT, from the coding sequence GTGACGATTTCTCAACGCCGGGCCCGGCTGCGGCGTCGGCTGGCCGCCGCCGAATTGGACGCGATGTTGGTAACGGACCTGGTCAACGTCCGATATCTGTCCGGATTCACCGGGTCGAATGCGGCTCTACTGGTGCGGGTCGACGACGACACGCCGGTGTTGGCAACCGACGGGCGATATGTAACACAGGCGGCGGCGCAGGCGCCGGACGCCGAACTCGCCATCGAGCGGGCGTGCGCGCCGCACCTGGCCGGCCTGGCGGCGGGGTGCGGAGTGCGAAAGCTCGGCTTCGAGAGCCACGTCGTCACCGTGGACGGCTTCACCGCGCTGCAGCGGACGGCCGAGGGTGTGGAACTGGTGCGCGCCGCCGGCATGGTGGAACGGCTGCGCGAGGTCAAGGACGCGGGGGAGATCGCGATCCTGCGGCTGGCGTGCGAGGCCGCCGATGCGGCCCTGCGCGACCTGCTGGACCGCGGCGGGCTGCGGCCCGGCCGCACCGAGAAAGAGGTCCGCCGCGACCTGGAATCACTGATGCTCGACCACGGCGCCGACGGGGTGTCCTTCGAGACGATCGTGGCCACCGGCGCCAATTCGGCGATCCCGCACCATCGGCCCACCGATGCGGTCCTGACCGACGGTGACTTCGTGAAGATCGACTTCGGGGCGCTGGTCGCCGGCTACCACTCCGATATGACCCGCACCTTCGTACTGGGCCAGGCCGCGCAATGGCAGCTGGACGTGTATCAGCTGGTGGCGGACGCGCAGCGGGCCGGTCGGGAAGCACTCGCCCCGGGCGTCGCACTCAAGGAGGTCGACGCCGCGTCACGGCAGGTGATCGCCGACGCCGGTTTCGCCGAGAACTTCGGGCACGGGCTGGGGCACGGGGTCGGACTGCAGATCCACGAAGCGCCGGGAATCAGTGCTTCAGCCGCCGGTACACTGCTTGCTGGCGCTGCGGTCACCGTGGAGCCCGGCGTGTATCTGCCCGGTAGGGGTGGTGTCCGGATCGAGGACACCCTGGTTGTCGGCAGCGAGAACGCACCCATACCCGAGTTACTCACCCGGTTCCCCAAGGAACTGGCTGTGATCACCTGA
- the efp gene encoding elongation factor P, producing MASTADFKNGLVLQIDGQLWQIIEFQHVKPGKGPAFVRTKLKNVVSGKVVDKTYNAGVKVETATVDRRDATYLYRDGSDFVFMDSEDFEQNPLPEALVGRLAGFLLENMPVQIAFHDGVPLYLELPVTVELVVAHTEPGLQGDRSNAGTKPATLETGAEIQVPLFINTGDKLKVDSRDGNYLGRVNG from the coding sequence GTGGCATCAACCGCCGACTTCAAGAATGGGCTCGTTCTTCAGATCGATGGCCAGTTGTGGCAGATCATCGAGTTCCAGCACGTCAAGCCCGGCAAGGGCCCGGCCTTCGTACGCACCAAGCTGAAGAACGTGGTGTCCGGCAAGGTTGTCGACAAGACCTACAACGCCGGTGTGAAGGTGGAGACCGCCACCGTCGACCGCCGCGACGCCACCTACCTGTACCGCGACGGCAGCGACTTCGTCTTCATGGACTCCGAAGACTTCGAACAGAATCCGCTGCCCGAGGCGCTGGTGGGCCGGCTGGCCGGCTTCCTTCTGGAGAACATGCCCGTCCAGATCGCCTTCCACGACGGCGTGCCGCTGTATCTCGAGCTGCCCGTCACCGTGGAACTCGTCGTCGCCCACACCGAGCCGGGCCTGCAGGGCGACCGCTCCAACGCCGGCACCAAGCCTGCGACGTTGGAGACCGGCGCCGAGATCCAGGTGCCGCTGTTCATCAACACCGGCGACAAGCTGAAGGTCGACTCGCGCGACGGTAACTACCTCGGACGGGTGAATGGCTAG
- the nusB gene encoding transcription antitermination factor NusB: MSDRRGDRGRHQARKRAVDLLFEAEARGITAAEAADGRNKLSHTQADINPLNPYTLTVTHGVTEQAAHVDDLISSHLQGWTLERLPAVDRAILRVAVWELLHAEDVPEPVAVDEAVELAKELSTDESPAFVNGVLGQVMLVTPQIRAAAAALRPADGGSPDSGE; the protein is encoded by the coding sequence ATGTCTGATCGTCGCGGCGACCGCGGCCGGCATCAGGCCCGCAAGCGGGCCGTCGACCTGCTGTTCGAAGCCGAGGCGCGCGGGATCACCGCCGCCGAGGCGGCGGACGGACGAAACAAGCTGTCGCACACCCAGGCCGATATCAACCCGTTGAACCCGTACACCCTCACGGTGACGCACGGGGTCACCGAACAGGCCGCGCACGTCGACGACCTGATCTCCTCGCATCTGCAGGGCTGGACGCTGGAGCGGCTGCCCGCGGTGGACCGGGCGATCCTGCGGGTCGCGGTGTGGGAACTGCTGCACGCCGAGGATGTGCCGGAGCCGGTCGCGGTGGACGAGGCCGTCGAGCTGGCCAAGGAATTGTCCACCGATGAGTCACCGGCGTTCGTCAACGGTGTGCTGGGGCAGGTCATGCTGGTGACCCCGCAGATCCGCGCTGCGGCCGCGGCGCTGCGTCCCGCCGACGGCGGATCCCCGGACAGCGGAGAGTAG
- a CDS encoding HNH endonuclease signature motif containing protein, with product MKSDAVASRETVQDALSDHAASTKALLDADFTVFDTAELLAIQSERELRARADEMIGHRIQAALMDRAGAHEIGGKSWVDVLATRMRISRAEAARRVSGAELLGPRHAIGGEVLEPVLAACAAALAEGSICAAHIKVVRATMTSASGRMTGTELADLEVSLVAAAKTTTPETLEKAAERVLYKLNQDGDGPDVARHKRGITLGAQDADGLVRITGWVDAELAAYLGTVQEVWGRPGVNNPDDAEPKLNPDPSPLEDEPGPACDPAGAEPFADADTAEDPDPNHPANFGALADLAAGDTRTRAQRLHDAFKAILRDALMAKSLGQHNGIPVTMVVSTTLAELEAGAGIAVTGTGTLMPMPDLIRLAEQAYHYLVVYRKHTAEPLYLGRTKRLASKAQRLLLYNRDRGCTRPGCTKAACQCQAHHAEPSWNNGGLTDAPTLALGCGPDNRLAEMGWTTSIDHDTGRVHWHPPPLMDTGGDTLNHHFHPEELLPPEEGAGGANC from the coding sequence ATGAAGTCGGACGCGGTGGCCAGTCGGGAGACGGTGCAGGATGCACTCTCCGATCACGCCGCGTCCACCAAAGCCTTGCTGGATGCCGACTTCACGGTGTTCGACACCGCGGAGTTATTGGCCATCCAATCCGAGCGCGAACTGCGGGCGCGCGCGGACGAGATGATCGGGCACCGCATCCAGGCCGCGCTGATGGACCGGGCCGGCGCGCACGAGATCGGTGGGAAGTCCTGGGTCGATGTGCTGGCCACTCGGATGCGGATCAGCCGTGCCGAGGCCGCCCGCCGGGTGTCGGGCGCTGAACTCCTGGGCCCCCGGCACGCCATCGGCGGGGAGGTATTGGAGCCGGTGCTGGCGGCCTGTGCCGCCGCGTTGGCCGAAGGATCGATCTGTGCGGCACACATCAAAGTGGTCCGGGCGACAATGACATCCGCCTCGGGCCGGATGACAGGTACCGAGTTGGCGGACTTGGAGGTGTCGCTGGTCGCCGCGGCCAAGACCACGACCCCGGAAACCCTGGAAAAGGCCGCCGAACGGGTGCTCTACAAACTCAACCAGGACGGCGATGGCCCCGATGTCGCGCGGCATAAGCGGGGCATCACCCTGGGTGCGCAGGATGCCGACGGGCTGGTGCGCATCACCGGCTGGGTGGATGCGGAGCTGGCCGCGTATCTGGGCACCGTGCAGGAGGTGTGGGGCCGGCCCGGGGTCAACAACCCCGATGACGCTGAGCCCAAGCTCAATCCGGACCCGAGCCCGCTCGAAGACGAACCCGGGCCGGCGTGCGATCCGGCGGGTGCAGAGCCCTTCGCCGACGCCGACACAGCAGAAGATCCCGACCCCAACCACCCCGCCAACTTCGGGGCCCTGGCCGATCTGGCCGCCGGTGACACCCGCACCCGGGCTCAACGTTTGCACGATGCCTTCAAGGCGATCCTGCGTGATGCCCTGATGGCCAAGAGCCTCGGCCAGCACAACGGGATCCCGGTCACCATGGTGGTGTCCACGACGTTGGCGGAGTTGGAGGCCGGGGCCGGGATCGCGGTCACCGGGACCGGCACGCTGATGCCCATGCCGGATCTGATCCGCCTGGCCGAACAGGCGTATCACTACCTGGTGGTGTACCGAAAACACACCGCCGAACCGCTCTATCTCGGGCGCACCAAACGCCTGGCCAGCAAGGCCCAACGCCTACTGCTCTACAACCGCGACCGGGGCTGCACCCGGCCCGGCTGCACCAAGGCCGCGTGTCAGTGCCAGGCCCATCACGCCGAACCCAGCTGGAACAACGGCGGACTCACCGACGCCCCCACCCTCGCCCTGGGCTGCGGCCCCGACAACCGGCTCGCCGAAATGGGCTGGACCACCAGCATCGACCACGACACCGGGCGGGTCCACTGGCACCCACCCCCACTGATGGACACCGGCGGTGACACCCTCAACCACCACTTCCACCCCGAAGAACTCCTCCCACCGGAGGAAGGCGCGGGCGGGGCGAACTGTTGA